Proteins found in one Chondrinema litorale genomic segment:
- a CDS encoding sensor histidine kinase translates to MHHLKLDKQFNIQEISDGIKQNFSTYCCKAEGNFLFQFIQPQIPVLDIMENLIARSFASYNCVFINEQQMENMKFVCTILPSTVSEEYSWDCWLYEVKANAFEEMYLQEKLEFQHFIYKVSHDIQGPVKSIKGLLSLLETENNSQPVQDIHSKIFSLTDRLDDLIYKLLDIVNIKSKSRVEARAIDFEEIIYKTLDKINKEKDISNLFFKVDKKAETEFISQYYYIEVIFQHLIANAIEAFEDKKGGELKITIDKNLNNELVLEFRNNGPTIPDDFCQKMFNMFNRGKKIGNHPGLGLYLVKKTVEILGGNIICFNDSDEVCFRLTLPNMVYLREIA, encoded by the coding sequence ATGCATCATTTAAAACTAGATAAGCAATTTAATATTCAGGAGATTTCAGATGGAATAAAGCAAAACTTTTCAACTTACTGTTGCAAAGCTGAAGGCAATTTTCTTTTTCAATTTATTCAACCTCAAATTCCTGTATTAGACATTATGGAAAACCTGATTGCCAGAAGTTTTGCTTCTTACAATTGTGTTTTTATTAATGAGCAGCAAATGGAAAATATGAAATTTGTCTGCACCATTTTGCCATCTACCGTTTCTGAAGAATACTCTTGGGATTGCTGGTTATACGAAGTTAAAGCAAATGCTTTTGAAGAGATGTACCTTCAAGAAAAGTTGGAATTTCAACATTTTATTTACAAAGTATCGCATGACATACAAGGCCCGGTAAAGTCTATTAAGGGATTACTATCGCTACTTGAGACCGAAAATAATTCTCAGCCAGTTCAAGATATACACTCAAAAATTTTCTCTCTAACAGATAGACTCGACGATCTTATTTACAAGCTATTAGATATTGTAAATATAAAATCAAAATCGCGAGTAGAAGCAAGAGCAATAGATTTCGAAGAGATTATTTATAAAACACTTGATAAAATAAACAAAGAAAAAGACATAAGTAATTTGTTTTTTAAAGTAGATAAAAAGGCCGAAACTGAGTTTATAAGCCAGTATTACTACATTGAAGTTATATTTCAGCATTTAATAGCCAATGCTATAGAAGCCTTTGAAGATAAGAAAGGAGGAGAGTTAAAAATTACTATCGATAAAAATTTAAATAATGAATTAGTACTTGAGTTTAGAAACAATGGACCAACAATTCCAGATGATTTTTGCCAGAAAATGTTTAACATGTTTAACAGAGGTAAGAAGATTGGAAACCATCCTGGTTTAGGTTTGTACCTCGTTAAAAAGACCGTAGAAATTCTGGGTGGAAATATCATTTGCTTCAACGATTCCGACGAAGTATGTTTCCGGTTAACATTGCCAAACATGGTTTACCTAAGAGAAATTGCCTGA